The following proteins are co-located in the Microvirga ossetica genome:
- a CDS encoding mechanosensitive ion channel family protein: MAYTLGLGLLAIALNVVWTRPPALDALPDETQHPARHRFTPWLLSLCLVALWGFWVVGFMRLFWLLAVALLLPPAIKVAQMASHHVSRPPSGSGAPSTPGLTAVFLDRGLRALLIAGAAFLLAYTLRIDLVEMTGRDTLLTRLLRGALSSVVILLVADLIWQVVKSLIDRRLSQTETLSPPGTEAAVRQARLRTLLPIFRNVIFVVLAVVAVMMALSALGVEIGPLIAGAGIVGVAVGFGSQTLVKDVFSGVFYLLDDAFRVGEYITSGSYKGTVESFGFRSVKLRHHRGPLFTVPFGVLGAVQNMSRDWVIDKLTIGVSYDSDFDKAKKLIKQIGKELAQDPEFAPNIIEPLKMQGVDQFGDYGIQIRLKMMTKPGEQFVIRRRALSLIKQAFDENGIRFAVPTVQVAGHEEVGPVAAYQAIKLVKPPPPAPE, encoded by the coding sequence GTGGCCTATACCCTCGGGCTCGGGCTCCTGGCCATCGCCCTGAATGTCGTTTGGACAAGGCCTCCCGCCTTGGATGCCCTGCCCGACGAGACGCAGCATCCGGCGCGTCACAGGTTTACACCCTGGCTTTTGTCCCTTTGTCTGGTTGCGCTCTGGGGTTTCTGGGTTGTCGGGTTCATGCGCCTGTTCTGGCTGTTGGCGGTCGCTCTCCTTCTGCCCCCGGCGATCAAGGTCGCCCAGATGGCGAGCCATCACGTCTCCCGTCCGCCTTCAGGCTCGGGGGCGCCGTCCACGCCAGGGCTGACGGCGGTCTTTCTCGATCGCGGCCTCAGGGCGCTCCTGATCGCCGGCGCCGCCTTTCTGCTGGCATACACCTTGCGGATCGATCTGGTCGAGATGACCGGCCGCGATACCCTTCTGACCCGCCTGCTGCGGGGCGCGCTGAGCAGCGTCGTGATCCTGCTGGTCGCCGACCTGATCTGGCAGGTGGTCAAGTCGCTCATCGACCGGCGGCTCAGCCAGACCGAGACCTTGTCCCCGCCCGGAACCGAGGCGGCTGTCAGGCAGGCGCGGCTGCGGACGCTTCTGCCGATCTTCCGCAATGTGATCTTCGTGGTGCTGGCGGTCGTCGCCGTGATGATGGCCCTCTCCGCGCTCGGTGTGGAGATCGGGCCGCTGATCGCGGGCGCCGGCATCGTAGGCGTCGCCGTCGGCTTCGGCTCGCAGACGCTGGTCAAGGACGTGTTCAGCGGCGTCTTCTATCTCCTCGACGACGCCTTCCGGGTCGGCGAGTACATCACGAGCGGCAGCTACAAGGGAACGGTGGAATCGTTCGGGTTCCGGTCGGTGAAGCTGCGGCATCACCGCGGGCCGCTCTTCACGGTGCCGTTCGGGGTGCTTGGGGCGGTCCAGAACATGAGCCGCGACTGGGTGATCGACAAGCTGACCATCGGCGTGTCCTACGACTCCGATTTCGACAAGGCGAAGAAGCTCATCAAGCAGATCGGCAAGGAATTGGCGCAGGATCCGGAATTCGCGCCCAACATCATCGAACCGCTCAAGATGCAGGGCGTCGATCAATTCGGCGATTACGGCATCCAGATCCGTCTCAAGATGATGACGAAGCCCGGCGAGCAGTTCGTCATCCGTCGCCGGGCCCTGTCCCTGATCAAGCAGGCCTTTGACGAGAACGGCATCCGGTTTGCCGTCCCCACCGTCCAGGTGGCAGGCCATGAGGAGGTCGGTCCGGTCGCGGCGTATCAGGCCATCAAACTCGTCAAGCCGCCTCCGCCCGCGCCCGAATGA
- a CDS encoding response regulator yields the protein MTRILIADDHDVVRSGVRAILEGHEGWEVVGEARDGKEAIDRALATRPDVVVLDYALPLVNGVEATRQIRGRVPGIEVLIFTMHDTDGLIRDVLEAGARGFLLKSDAKQFLISAVESLAAHKPFFTGKVSETLLETYLAKGSADKSALSSREKTVVQLIAEGKTNKQIADILSISTKTVETHRALALRKLNLDTTAALIRYAIRNGLVEA from the coding sequence ATGACGCGCATCCTGATCGCCGACGATCACGACGTGGTCCGCTCCGGCGTCCGGGCCATCCTGGAGGGACATGAGGGCTGGGAGGTGGTCGGCGAGGCCCGGGACGGCAAGGAAGCCATCGACCGGGCCCTGGCCACCCGGCCCGACGTCGTGGTCCTCGACTATGCCTTGCCGCTGGTGAACGGCGTCGAGGCCACCCGCCAGATCCGCGGACGTGTTCCCGGCATCGAAGTGCTGATCTTCACCATGCACGACACCGACGGCCTGATCCGCGACGTTCTCGAGGCCGGCGCCCGCGGCTTCCTGCTCAAGTCCGATGCCAAGCAGTTTCTGATCTCGGCGGTGGAGAGCCTGGCGGCCCACAAGCCCTTCTTCACGGGCAAGGTCTCCGAGACCCTGCTCGAGACCTATCTGGCGAAAGGATCCGCGGACAAGTCGGCGCTGAGTTCACGCGAGAAGACGGTCGTGCAACTGATCGCCGAAGGCAAGACCAACAAGCAGATCGCCGACATCCTCAGCATCAGCACCAAGACGGTCGAGACCCATCGCGCCCTGGCCCTGCGCAAGCTCAATCTCGACACGACCGCGGCGCTGATCCGCTACGCGATCCGAAATGGACTGGTGGAGGCGTGA
- a CDS encoding sensor histidine kinase produces MSNGTVPVIVARSLSGQPLRLRRRIALTFMAITVAACVVAAALLLSRAAEERRAIGSRALEAAKALSFGFDQEVAAVNYLLKGLSKSPALLSGDIKAFYDQLKATPVPEGSWLVLNDLERQVANTLRPFGSPLPRHVDFPNYQEQMARIRDRRWAVSGRMLAPLKGSIIVALSLRLDGPDGRMNGHLSIILAEARLGAILDDQVLPVGWMKGLFDRKLQPIVADRDGHKGSDLPAPAALVARLADAGPDSTITGTIEAVDDRGVPVLVAFRRSGATNWTSAVAVPLADLNAPVAAALWRTAGPAVLLLLAAGLAAWFTARQVEQPLRVLSDQVTGAKKQVSELSGQLLVLQEEERQRIARELHDSTAQHLVAANLGLANLEGAVSQIPAGRRALAEVEGLLTEALRELRIFTYLLHPPNLAHDGLQATLRDFAEGFAGRTGLVARIRIPEEVDDLRPELQRAILRVVQEALTNVHRHADASHVSVNARFMSGRLIVRIRDNGHGMIGSTRPDGPIRLGVGVTGMRARLEQFGGSLKIRTGRGGTCVVAMIPISGAGRASPGAGRLRMPWLSGRAKADGEASS; encoded by the coding sequence ATGAGCAATGGCACCGTCCCGGTGATTGTTGCGCGATCCCTCTCGGGCCAGCCGCTCCGTCTGCGACGGCGGATCGCCCTGACATTCATGGCCATCACCGTTGCAGCATGCGTCGTCGCCGCGGCCCTTTTGCTCTCACGCGCCGCTGAGGAGCGGCGCGCGATCGGAAGCCGTGCCCTGGAAGCCGCCAAGGCGCTCTCCTTCGGCTTCGACCAGGAGGTGGCCGCCGTCAATTACCTGCTGAAGGGACTGTCCAAATCCCCGGCGCTCCTCTCGGGCGACATCAAGGCCTTCTACGACCAACTCAAGGCGACCCCGGTTCCGGAAGGATCCTGGCTGGTCCTGAACGACCTCGAACGGCAGGTCGCCAACACCTTGCGTCCGTTCGGGTCGCCGCTGCCACGGCACGTGGACTTTCCGAATTACCAGGAGCAAATGGCTCGGATCCGGGATCGGAGGTGGGCCGTCTCCGGCCGGATGCTGGCTCCCCTGAAGGGCAGCATCATCGTGGCCCTCAGCCTCCGGCTCGACGGTCCGGACGGCCGGATGAACGGCCATCTGTCGATCATCTTGGCGGAGGCGCGGCTCGGCGCGATCCTCGATGACCAGGTTCTGCCGGTCGGCTGGATGAAGGGGCTCTTCGATCGCAAGCTCCAGCCGATCGTCGCCGACCGGGACGGTCACAAGGGGTCCGATCTGCCCGCCCCGGCGGCACTGGTGGCCCGCCTCGCCGATGCCGGACCGGACAGCACGATCACGGGGACGATCGAGGCCGTGGATGATCGTGGGGTCCCGGTTCTTGTCGCCTTCCGTCGCTCGGGCGCGACGAACTGGACGAGCGCGGTGGCGGTGCCGCTGGCCGATCTCAATGCACCGGTGGCTGCTGCCCTGTGGCGGACGGCCGGACCGGCGGTTCTCCTCCTGCTCGCCGCGGGGCTTGCCGCCTGGTTCACGGCCCGCCAGGTCGAGCAGCCGCTCCGGGTCTTGTCCGATCAGGTCACCGGCGCGAAGAAACAGGTCAGCGAATTGTCCGGGCAATTGCTCGTCCTCCAGGAAGAGGAACGGCAACGCATTGCCCGCGAATTGCACGACTCGACGGCGCAGCACCTCGTGGCGGCAAACCTGGGGCTCGCCAACTTGGAGGGAGCGGTCTCGCAGATCCCGGCAGGCCGCAGGGCCTTGGCTGAGGTCGAGGGCCTGCTCACCGAGGCCCTGCGGGAATTGCGCATCTTCACCTACCTGCTGCATCCCCCGAACCTGGCGCACGACGGTCTCCAGGCCACGTTGCGGGATTTTGCCGAGGGCTTCGCGGGGCGGACGGGGCTCGTCGCCCGGATCCGGATTCCGGAGGAGGTTGACGACCTGCGACCGGAACTCCAAAGGGCGATCCTGCGCGTGGTGCAGGAGGCGCTCACCAACGTGCATCGCCATGCCGATGCCTCGCATGTCTCGGTCAATGCAAGGTTCATGTCAGGACGCCTGATCGTCCGCATTCGTGACAACGGGCATGGGATGATTGGCTCGACCCGGCCGGACGGACCGATCCGGCTCGGCGTAGGCGTGACGGGCATGCGGGCCCGCCTCGAGCAGTTCGGCGGCAGCCTGAAGATCCGGACGGGTCGGGGCGGCACCTGCGTCGTCGCAATGATCCCAATCTCTGGAGCCGGTCGGGCGTCGCCAGGTGCCGGACGCCTGCGGATGCCGTGGCTGTCGGGCCGGGCCAAGGCGGACGGCGAGGCCTCCTCCTGA
- a CDS encoding formylglycine-generating enzyme family protein, whose translation MTDADVVDSLDGIIDRPLEHGGMIRISGGTFRMGSDRHYPEEAPVHRVSVDAFWIDRTPVTNRQFRRFVEATGHVTVAEIAPDPKDYPGALPHLLHAGSLVFSPPDYPVDLHHFSQWWAFKPRVTWRRPYGPGSSIKGLDDHPVVHVAYADAAAYARWAGKDLPTEAEWEFAARGGLDQAEFAWGDDFAPDGHQMANTWQGAFPFQNMRLDGYERTSPVTAFPPNGYGLYDMIGNVWEWTSDFYTPRHPADAPKACCIPENPRGGREDQSYAPCEPDTRIPRRVLKGGSHLCAPNYCRRYRPAARHPQPVDTSTSHVGFRCIIRERKSP comes from the coding sequence ATGACTGACGCGGACGTCGTCGATTCGCTAGACGGTATCATTGACAGGCCGCTGGAACACGGCGGCATGATCCGGATTTCCGGCGGCACGTTCCGCATGGGCTCGGACCGGCATTATCCGGAGGAGGCGCCGGTCCATCGCGTCAGCGTCGATGCGTTCTGGATCGACCGGACGCCGGTCACCAACCGCCAGTTCCGGCGCTTCGTCGAGGCCACCGGGCACGTCACGGTCGCGGAAATCGCGCCCGACCCGAAGGACTATCCCGGCGCCCTGCCGCACCTGCTCCATGCGGGCTCGCTCGTGTTCAGCCCGCCGGATTATCCGGTCGATCTGCATCACTTCAGCCAGTGGTGGGCATTCAAGCCCAGGGTGACCTGGCGGCGTCCCTACGGCCCGGGCTCGTCGATCAAGGGCCTCGACGACCATCCGGTCGTGCATGTCGCCTATGCCGATGCGGCGGCCTATGCCCGATGGGCCGGCAAGGATCTGCCGACCGAGGCCGAATGGGAATTCGCCGCCCGTGGCGGACTGGACCAGGCGGAGTTCGCCTGGGGCGATGACTTCGCGCCGGACGGCCACCAGATGGCCAACACCTGGCAGGGCGCCTTTCCATTCCAGAACATGCGTCTCGACGGTTACGAGCGCACCTCCCCGGTCACCGCCTTCCCACCGAACGGCTACGGCCTCTACGACATGATCGGCAATGTCTGGGAATGGACCAGCGACTTCTACACGCCGAGGCATCCGGCCGATGCACCGAAGGCGTGCTGCATTCCCGAGAACCCGCGCGGCGGGCGCGAGGACCAGAGCTACGCGCCCTGCGAGCCCGATACCCGGATTCCGCGCCGGGTGCTGAAGGGCGGCTCACACCTGTGTGCGCCCAATTACTGCCGCCGCTACCGTCCGGCGGCGCGTCACCCGCAGCCGGTCGACACCTCGACGAGCCATGTCGGCTTCCGCTGCATCATCAGAGAGAGGAAGAGCCCATGA
- a CDS encoding arylsulfatase: MAAPAVAQAPQQKPNILFIMGDDIGWMQPSIYHQGIAVGETPNIDRIGREGAKFMTYYAEQSCTAGRNAFFTGMHPLRTGMIPPQLPGSPSYLRPGTPAIAKFLHDLGYNTGEFGKNHLGDHTDALPTAHGFQEFWGYLYHLDAMQGVSFPDINKTPTEQTVAPVCRNTPIPGLPLDPAAVDPLTTPCLTPPRPVLSCKSSDGTSANQTCQDQGPLTLERSKGVDEEISAKLIDFLDRNDPEKTKKPFFAWYNPARMHVTTVLNDKYMGMVGEPGGKDWGVNEAGMKQMDDNIGYVLKKLEEMGELDNTIVVFTTDNGAETISYPDGGTTPFKGGKLSTWEGGMRAPLVVRWPGHIEPGTIKNDIFASLDWLPTLVDIAGGAKGNDLKAQIERGEYPGIVKTTLDGVNQRAYLEGRSDKSARDTFFYYSGKDPSAVRYKNWKIYFAMVSDAPAGFLAGVIPYHWSQVVNIKRDPFETSIGEQSKTLLGMGGALAGPVTAYLYDWNLLPIGQALWLRELETYRKFPPMQDPASYNLEQVMEQLKKPQATPGQ; encoded by the coding sequence ATGGCCGCTCCGGCCGTCGCGCAGGCGCCGCAGCAGAAGCCCAACATCCTGTTCATCATGGGCGACGACATCGGCTGGATGCAGCCGAGCATCTACCACCAAGGCATCGCGGTCGGCGAGACGCCGAACATCGACCGCATCGGCCGGGAGGGTGCGAAGTTCATGACCTATTACGCCGAGCAGAGCTGCACGGCGGGTCGCAACGCTTTCTTCACCGGCATGCATCCGCTCAGGACCGGGATGATCCCGCCGCAACTGCCGGGCAGCCCGTCCTATCTGCGGCCCGGCACGCCGGCCATCGCCAAGTTCCTGCACGACCTCGGCTACAACACCGGCGAGTTCGGCAAGAACCACCTGGGCGACCACACCGATGCGCTGCCGACCGCGCACGGGTTCCAGGAGTTCTGGGGCTACCTCTACCACCTCGATGCCATGCAGGGGGTGAGCTTCCCCGACATCAACAAGACGCCGACCGAGCAGACGGTCGCGCCGGTCTGCCGGAACACGCCGATCCCCGGGCTGCCCCTGGATCCCGCGGCGGTCGATCCTTTGACCACCCCGTGCCTGACGCCGCCGCGGCCGGTGCTCTCGTGCAAGTCGTCCGATGGCACGAGCGCGAACCAGACCTGCCAGGATCAGGGGCCGCTGACGCTCGAGCGCTCGAAGGGCGTGGACGAGGAGATCTCGGCCAAGCTCATCGACTTCCTCGACCGCAACGACCCCGAAAAGACCAAAAAGCCGTTCTTCGCCTGGTACAACCCCGCGCGCATGCACGTCACGACCGTGCTGAACGACAAGTACATGGGGATGGTGGGTGAGCCCGGCGGCAAGGACTGGGGCGTCAACGAAGCCGGCATGAAGCAGATGGACGACAACATCGGCTACGTGTTGAAGAAGCTCGAGGAGATGGGCGAGCTCGACAACACGATCGTCGTGTTCACCACCGACAACGGCGCCGAGACGATCTCTTACCCCGATGGCGGCACCACCCCCTTCAAGGGCGGCAAGCTGTCCACCTGGGAGGGCGGCATGCGTGCGCCGCTGGTCGTGCGCTGGCCGGGGCACATCGAGCCGGGAACGATCAAGAACGACATATTCGCGTCCCTCGACTGGTTGCCGACGCTTGTCGATATCGCCGGCGGCGCCAAGGGCAACGACCTGAAGGCCCAGATCGAGCGGGGCGAGTATCCCGGGATCGTCAAGACGACGCTCGACGGCGTCAATCAGCGCGCCTACCTGGAAGGCCGATCAGACAAGTCGGCCCGCGACACCTTCTTCTATTACTCGGGCAAAGACCCGTCCGCGGTGCGCTACAAGAACTGGAAGATCTACTTCGCGATGGTGTCCGATGCGCCGGCCGGGTTCCTCGCCGGCGTCATCCCCTACCACTGGAGTCAGGTCGTCAACATCAAGCGCGATCCGTTCGAGACGTCGATCGGGGAGCAGTCGAAGACGCTCTTGGGCATGGGCGGCGCACTCGCAGGACCGGTCACGGCTTACCTCTATGACTGGAACCTCCTGCCGATCGGCCAGGCGCTCTGGCTGAGGGAACTCGAAACCTACAGGAAGTTCCCGCCGATGCAGGATCCGGCGAGCTACAACCTCGAGCAGGTGATGGAGCAGCTCAAGAAGCCGCAAGCGACCCCGGGCCAGTAA
- a CDS encoding arylsulfatase, whose translation MRTMRNLGLGLLVSAAAVMATPAAAQPQKPNIVVIMADDIGFWNISAYNRGMMGYRTPNIDRIANEGAVFTDYYGQQSCTAGRAAFITGQSPLRTGLLKVGLPAAKEGLSEKDPTIADLLKPQGYATGQFGKNHLGDRNEFLPTVHGFDEFFGNLYHLNAEDEPEHPDYPKNPAFRAQFGPRGVLKCTATATNTPGDDPRFGPWGKQKCDDTGPLTKKRMETIDEEFLAASLDFVDRANRDQKPFFLWFNPSRMHIWTRLKPESQGVTGLGIYPDGMVEHDGQVGQLLKKLDDLGIANNTIVIYTTDNGAETFSWPDGGTTPFRGEKNTNWEGGYRVPAMIRWPGQVPARTEINDIVSAEDWATTLVAAAGEPDINNKLLQGYEAAGKTFRVHLDGYDQRDLLGRKGPNKRREFFYWTDDGNLAGLRYEQWKAAFLEQKAEGFDVWQQPMVELRLPMLFNLRSDPFERAQHEAGDYVRWFIEHAFVLVPAQALVAQHLASFQQFPPRQKPGSFSVEQAMEKLRNPPSSN comes from the coding sequence ATGCGCACGATGAGGAACCTAGGGCTCGGACTTCTGGTGTCGGCCGCGGCCGTGATGGCGACGCCGGCGGCCGCGCAGCCTCAGAAACCCAACATCGTCGTGATCATGGCCGACGACATCGGCTTCTGGAACATCAGCGCCTACAACCGCGGCATGATGGGCTATCGCACGCCGAACATCGACCGCATCGCCAACGAAGGCGCCGTCTTCACCGATTATTACGGCCAGCAATCCTGCACCGCCGGCCGTGCCGCGTTCATCACCGGGCAGAGTCCATTGCGAACGGGACTTCTGAAAGTGGGATTGCCGGCCGCGAAGGAAGGCTTGTCGGAGAAGGATCCGACGATCGCCGACCTGCTCAAGCCGCAAGGCTATGCGACGGGCCAGTTCGGCAAGAACCATCTCGGCGATCGCAACGAATTCCTGCCGACGGTGCACGGCTTCGACGAGTTCTTCGGCAACCTCTATCACCTGAATGCCGAGGATGAGCCCGAGCATCCGGACTATCCGAAAAACCCCGCCTTCCGGGCGCAGTTCGGACCGCGCGGCGTTCTGAAGTGCACTGCCACGGCCACCAACACCCCCGGCGACGATCCGCGCTTCGGCCCCTGGGGCAAACAGAAATGCGACGACACCGGGCCGCTCACCAAGAAGCGCATGGAAACCATCGACGAGGAATTCCTCGCGGCCTCGCTCGACTTCGTCGATCGCGCCAATCGCGATCAAAAGCCGTTCTTCCTGTGGTTCAATCCGAGCCGCATGCACATCTGGACGCGCCTCAAGCCGGAGTCGCAGGGCGTGACCGGGCTCGGGATCTATCCGGACGGCATGGTGGAACACGACGGACAGGTCGGTCAGCTCCTGAAGAAGCTCGACGATCTCGGCATCGCCAACAACACGATCGTGATCTACACCACCGATAACGGCGCCGAGACCTTCTCGTGGCCCGACGGCGGCACCACGCCGTTCCGGGGCGAGAAGAACACCAATTGGGAAGGCGGCTACCGCGTCCCGGCGATGATCCGGTGGCCCGGACAGGTGCCGGCGCGAACCGAGATCAACGACATCGTCTCCGCCGAGGACTGGGCGACGACGCTTGTGGCAGCGGCCGGCGAACCGGACATCAACAACAAGCTCCTGCAAGGTTATGAGGCCGCGGGCAAGACCTTCCGGGTTCACCTGGACGGCTATGACCAGCGCGACCTGCTCGGCCGAAAAGGCCCGAACAAGCGCCGCGAGTTTTTCTACTGGACCGACGACGGCAACCTTGCGGGCCTGCGCTACGAGCAGTGGAAGGCGGCGTTCCTGGAACAGAAGGCGGAGGGGTTCGACGTGTGGCAGCAGCCGATGGTGGAACTGCGCCTGCCGATGCTGTTCAACCTGCGCTCCGATCCGTTCGAGCGGGCCCAGCACGAGGCCGGCGATTACGTGAGATGGTTCATCGAGCATGCCTTCGTGCTCGTCCCGGCGCAGGCGCTCGTCGCGCAGCACTTGGCGAGCTTCCAGCAGTTCCCGCCGCGTCAGAAACCCGGCTCGTTCTCAGTCGAGCAGGCGATGGAGAAGCTCAGGAACCCGCCATCGAGCAACTAG
- a CDS encoding HAD family hydrolase, whose translation MDPITPSGINRRVMLSTLAVLPVLPGLLRPVPAAAQAPAAGSPLPSWNDGAAKQAILDFVRVTTDQASPSYVRPEERIATFDQDGTLWVEHPMYSQVVYCLDRVPAVVAKRPELRNAEPFKTVLSGNREAMAKLSMHDLEIILAATLTGMSVDEFNAEALRWLETARHPRWQRPYTELVYQPMLEVLRHLRDNGYKTYIVTGGGQDFVRIYSERVYGIPPEQVVGTAGATKYGYGQDGKPFLTKEPKLLLNDNNAGKPEGIHLMIGRRPQAAFGNSNGDREMLEWTDAGAGARLKMLVLHDDATREYAYGPAAGLPDTKVGALTAALYGEARKDGWSVISMRNDWKRIFPFE comes from the coding sequence ATGGATCCGATCACACCGTCCGGCATCAACCGCCGCGTCATGCTCTCGACATTGGCCGTGCTTCCTGTCCTGCCCGGGCTGCTTCGTCCCGTCCCCGCGGCGGCGCAGGCGCCGGCCGCGGGCAGCCCATTGCCGTCGTGGAACGATGGGGCGGCGAAACAGGCCATCCTCGACTTCGTGCGGGTCACCACCGACCAGGCCAGCCCGAGCTACGTCCGTCCGGAGGAACGCATCGCAACCTTCGACCAGGACGGGACGCTGTGGGTCGAGCATCCGATGTACTCGCAGGTGGTCTACTGCCTGGATCGCGTCCCGGCGGTGGTGGCGAAGCGGCCGGAACTCAGGAATGCGGAGCCCTTCAAGACCGTTCTCTCCGGCAATCGGGAGGCGATGGCGAAGCTGTCGATGCATGACCTCGAGATCATTCTCGCCGCGACGCTGACCGGCATGTCGGTCGACGAGTTCAACGCCGAGGCGCTGCGCTGGCTCGAAACGGCCCGGCATCCGCGCTGGCAGCGTCCCTACACCGAGCTGGTCTATCAGCCGATGCTCGAAGTTCTGCGCCATCTGCGCGACAACGGCTACAAGACCTACATCGTGACCGGCGGCGGCCAGGACTTCGTGCGCATCTATTCGGAACGGGTCTACGGCATCCCGCCCGAGCAGGTGGTCGGCACCGCCGGCGCGACGAAGTACGGCTATGGCCAGGACGGCAAGCCGTTCCTGACCAAGGAGCCGAAGCTGCTGCTCAACGACAACAACGCTGGCAAGCCCGAAGGCATTCACCTGATGATCGGCCGCCGTCCCCAGGCGGCCTTCGGCAACTCGAACGGCGACCGCGAGATGCTGGAATGGACCGATGCGGGTGCCGGCGCCCGGCTCAAGATGCTGGTTCTGCACGATGACGCCACCCGCGAATACGCCTACGGCCCGGCCGCGGGCCTGCCCGACACCAAGGTCGGCGCCCTCACCGCCGCACTCTATGGCGAGGCCAGGAAGGACGGATGGTCGGTGATCAGCATGAGGAACGATTGGAAGCGCATCTTCCCGTTCGAATAG